In the Paralichthys olivaceus isolate ysfri-2021 chromosome 15, ASM2471397v2, whole genome shotgun sequence genome, one interval contains:
- the LOC109635729 gene encoding rho GTPase-activating protein 26 → MGLPALEFSDCYLDSPQFRERLKSHELELDKTNKFIKELIKDGKALIQALKCLSTAKRKFADSLNEFKFQCIGDAETDDEICIAKSLQEFAAVLQNLEDERTRMIENASDVLIMPLERFRKEQISAAKEAKKKYDKETEKYCAVLEKHLSLSARKKESHLHEADNQVDNVRQHFYEVSLEYVFKVQEVQERKMFDFVEPLLAFLQGLFTYYHHGYELAKDFSHFKTDLTISIQNTRNRFESTRSEVESLMRKMKENPHDHKSVSQHTMEGYLFVQEKRSFVSTWVKYYCTYHREPKRVTMVLFDPKSVGKMGEEESFILKSCTRRKTDSIEKRFCFDVEAVDRPGVITMQALSEEDRRLWMEAMDGREPVYNLNKDNQAEGMAQLDVTGFNVMKKFIYAVETRGINEQGLYRIVGVNSRVQKLLSFAMDPKTCADVELENPEWEIKTITSAIKHYLRMLPAPLMTYQYQRSFIKAAKLDNPEARVTEIHGLVHRLPEKNRQMLELLMKHLNNVASHDQQNLMTIANLGVVFGPTLLRPQEETVAAIMDIKFQNIVVEILIEHHERIFKNVPSSAGGSTNPQLNMSRRKSTDSKAPSCSERPLTLFHTPTHSQKGEKRNSVASATANELQQPVSSSSANCNSSSSSSSSSQGRTPRHSLTSNDGEQDTRQIRPSSLLNPKGRGSIPTQSATSPSPTSPRSPSWPMFSAPSSPQPTSSASSDSSPSSIVGRKARALYACKAEHDSELSFIAGTIFENVHGSREPGWLEGTLDGRTGLIPENYVEFLKTT, encoded by the exons gtCTGTCGACGGCCAAGAGGAAGTTTGCCGACTCTCTCAACGAGTTCAAATTCCAGTGTATTGGAGATGCCGAGACGGACGATGAGATATGCATAG CCAAGTCTCTTCAGGAGTTTGCAGCGGTTCTGCAGAACCTGGAGGACGAGAGGACACGGATG ATCGAGAACGCCAGCGATGTTCTGATTATGCCTCTGGAGCGGTTCAGGAAAGAACAGATCAGTGCAGCAAAG GAAGCCAAGAAGAAGTacgacaaagagacagagaagtaTTGTGCCGTGCTGGAGAAACATCTGAGCCTCTCAGCACGGAAGAAAGAGTCACATCTACATGAA GCGGACAACCAGGTCGATAATGTACGGCAGCACTTCTACGAGGTTTCTCTGGAGTATGTCTTCAAGGTGCAGGAGGTCCAGGAGAGGAAGATGTTCGACTTTGTGGAGCCG CTGTTGGCGTTTCTCCAAGGCCTGTTCACCTACTATCACCACGGTTACGAGCTGGCAAAGGACTTCAGTCACTTCAAGACTGATCTCACTATCAGCATACAGaat ACGAGGAATCGCTTTGAGAGCACACGGTCGGAGGTGGAGAGTctgatgaggaagatgaaggagaaTCCACACGATCACAAGAGTGTCAGCCAGCACACCATGGAAGGATACCTGTTCGTACAGGAGAAGC GCTCATTTGTATCTACCTGGGTGAAGTACTACTGTACGTACCATCGGGAGCCCAAGAGGGTGACCATGGTTCTGTTTGACCCTAAATCAGTAGGGAAAATG ggagaagaggagagctTCATCTTAAagtcctgcaccaggaggaagaCAGACTCCATAGAAAAGaggttttgttttgatgtggaGGCTGTGGACAG gccgGGTGTGATCACCATGCAGGCTCTGTCAGAAGAGGACCGCAGGTTGTGGATGGAGGCCATGGATGGGAGAGAACCG GTGTACAATCTGAACAAAGACAACCAGGCTGAAGGCA TGGCTCAGCTGGATGTCACTGGGTTTAACGTGATGAAAAAATTCATCTATGCAGTGGAGACACGAG gTATCAATGAGCAGGGCCTGTACAGAATCGTTGGTGTCAACTCCAGAgtacaaaaactactgagctTCGCGATGG ATCCAAAGACGTGTGCTGACGTGGAGCTGGAAAACCCAGAGTGGGAGATAAAGACCATCACAAGTGCAATCAAGCACTACCTCAG GATGCTGCCCGCGCCTCTCATGACGTACCAGTACCAGAGGAGCTTCATCAAAGCTGCCA AATTGGACAACCCAGAGGCCAGGGTGACCGAGATCCATGGTCTGGTGCATCGACTACCTGAGAAGAACAGACAGatgctggagctgctgatgaAACACTTGAACAA TGTGGCCAGTCATGACCAGCAGAACCTGATGACCATCGCTAACCTGGGTGTGGTCTTCGGGCCAACTCTGCTCCGCCCCCAGGAGGAGACGGTGGCGGCCATTATGGACATCAAGTTCCAGAACATTGTGGTGGAGATCCTCATAGAGCACCATGAAAGG ATATTCAAGAACGTGCCGAGTTCTGCAGGAGGTTCGACCAACCCGCAGCTTAACATGTCCAGGAGAAAGAGCACTGACAGCAAAGCACCCTCCTGCAGTGAGAGGCCTCTCACACTCtttcacacaccaacacattcaCAGAAAG GTGAAAAGAGGAACAGTGTTGCCAGTGCCACAGCCAACGAGCTGCAGCAGCcggtctcctcctcctctgccaactgtaacagcagcagtagtagcagcagcagcagccaaggCCGAACCCCAAGACACAGCCTGACCAGCAACGACGGAGAGCAAGACACGCGGCAGATCCGCCCCAGTTCACT GCTGAACCCAAAAGGTCGTGGCAGCATCCCAACCCAAAG TGCAACGTCTCCCAGCCCCACCTCACCACGTTCTCCCTCCTGGCCGATGTTCTCTGCCCCGTCGAGTCCTCAGCCAACGTCCTCGGCCTCCAGTGACTCCTCTCCCAGCAG CATTGTGGGCAGGAAGGCTCGGGCGCTGTATGCCTGCAAGGCAGAGCATGACTCTGAGCTGTCGTTCATCGCTGGAACCATCTTTGAAAACG TTCATGGCTCCAGGGAGCCGGGTTGGCTTGAAGGGACTCTGGATGGTCGAACGGGACTGATACCGGAAAACTATGTGGAGTTTTTAAAGACTACGTAG